A window of the Diabrotica undecimpunctata isolate CICGRU chromosome 1, icDiaUnde3, whole genome shotgun sequence genome harbors these coding sequences:
- the LOC140439454 gene encoding uncharacterized protein: MIQKYMLTFSTLIASNVALVIKKRFKVLTTEVQSISLKTTENHNGIKDIADVMKSYKTLYEEVQSYNQLFGYQFLLHHLYFLLQIVSNLHMILQFRKVVTLHIILNYTWLGVLTMGAAIFAIMCCDLAAREAKNLTTVCYNLLNESMINQKNAECTQMLLQLIDYTKSVPAKFTAADFYEIKRTTILQILGIAMTYFVVVVQFDGLS; the protein is encoded by the exons ATGATACAAAAGTATATGTTGACGTTTTCAACACTCATCGCATCAAACGTTGCTTTAGTAATCAAAAAAAGATTTAAAGTGCTTACTACTGAAGTTCAATCAATTTCGTTGAAAACGACAGAAAACCACAATGGAATTAAGGATATTGCAGACGTTATGAAAAGTTACAAAACTCTTTACGAAGAAGTACAGTCATACAATCAATTGTTTGGTTACCAATTTTTGCTGCACCATCTGTATTTCCTCTTGCAAATTGTCAGCAACTTACACATGATTCTACAGTTCAGAAAAGTTGTAACGTTGCATATTATTCTGAACTACACTTGGTTAGGTGTATTAACGATG GGAGCCGCTATTTTCGCTATTATGTGCTGTGATCTAGCTGCACGAGAAGCCAAAAACCTAACCACTGTGTGCTATAATCTACTTAACGAGTCTATGATAAACCAGAAGAATGCCGAGTGTACCCAGATGCTGCTACAACTAATCGACTATACCAAGTCTGTTCCAGCTAAGTTTACAGCTGCTGACTTCTACGAAATAAAACGAACAACTATTCTGCAAATTCTGGGAATTGCTATGACGTATTTTGTAGTCGTAGTTCAATTTGATGGTTTAAGTTAG